A genomic segment from Juglans regia cultivar Chandler chromosome 14, Walnut 2.0, whole genome shotgun sequence encodes:
- the LOC118344520 gene encoding protein ELC-like, whose translation MVPPALQAGPNPQQTQQFLSSVLSQRGPSALPYSEDTKWLIRQHLVSLTSAYPSLEPKTATFTHNDGRSVNLLQADGTVPMSFQGLTYNIPVIIWLMDSYPRHPPCVYVNPTRDMVIKRPHPYVNPSGLVSVPYLHNWVYPSSNLVDLVRNLSLHFGRDPPLYSQRRPSPSPNSNPHPNFTPPSPHPANASASTLGYTRPEIPPRPYPPSPYGGQTEDPSEVYKRNAVNKLVESVLGDMTVMRKAREAEMEGLFNAQAVLRNREEQLKKGLNEMHNEMEGLEQQLQMVLMNTDLLEAWLRENEAKLRSHGDNVDVDDAFESVDVLSKQMLESTASDLALEDVVYSLDKAVQEGAIPFDVYLRNVRLLSREQFFHRATAAKVRAAQMQAQVANMAARISHYGGDTEALRVRA comes from the coding sequence ATGGTGCCACCGGCGTTGCAAGCGGGTCCGAACCCACAACAGACCCAACAGTTCCTGAGCTCCGTCCTCTCCCAGCGCGGGCCCTCCGCGCTCCCTTACTCCGAGGACACCAAGTGGCTGATCCGCCAGCACCTTGTCTCCCTCACCTCCGCCTACCCTTCCCTCGAGCCCAAAACGGCGACCTTCACCCACAACGACGGCCGTTCCGTCAATCTCCTCCAGGCCGACGGCACCGTCCCAATGTCTTTCCAGGGCCTGACCTACAACATCCCCGTCATCATCTGGCTCATGGATTCCTACCCCCGCCACCCCCCTTGCGTCTACGTCAATCCCACTCGGGACATGGTCATCAAGCGTCCCCACCCTTACGTCAACCCCTCCGGCCTTGTCTCCGTCCCTTACCTTCACAATTGGGTCTACCCTAGCTCCAATTTAGTTGACCTCGTTCGTAATCTCAGCCTCCACTTTGGCCGTGACCCACCGCTCTATTCCCAGCGCCGCCCTAGCCCTAGCCCTAACTCTAACCCTCATCCTAATTTTACTCCTCCCTCTCCTCATCCTGCCAACGCATCGGCTTCTACTTTGGGTTACACGCGCCCTGAGATTCCACCGAGACCGTACCCGCCGTCTCCGTACGGTGGTCAGACGGAGGATCCGTCGGAGGTTTACAAGAGGAACGCGGTGAACAAGCTGGTGGAATCGGTGCTCGGGGATATGACGGTGATGAGGAAGGCACGTGAGGCTGAGATGGAAGGGCTTTTCAACGCGCAGGCGGTGCTGCGGAACCGGGAGGAGCAGCTGAAGAAGGGCCTCAACGAGATGCACAATGAGATGGAAGGGTTGGAGCAGCAATTGCAGATGGTGCTGATGAACACCGACTTGTTGGAGGCGTGGTTGAGGGAGAACGAAGCGAAGCTGAGGAGTCACGGCGATAATGTTGACGTGGACGACGCGTTTGAGAGCGTTGACGTGCTCTCGAAGCAAATGCTCGAGTCTACGGCCTCCGACTTGGCCCTCGAGGACGTGGTGTACTCGTTAGACAAGGCGGTTCAGGAGGGTGCGATACCATTCGATGTGTACCTGAGGAACGTGCGGCTGTTGTCGCGTGAGCAGTTCTTTCACCGCGCCACCGCTGCCAAAGTGCGGGCCGCGCAGATGCAGGCTCAAGTTGCCAATATGGCTGCTCGGATTTCTCACTATGGAGGCGATACCGAGGCACTACGTGTTCGGGCTTGA